The DNA region CGGGCCGACATCGCCGATCACCTCGACCTGCGGGAAGTAGACCTGCTCGACATTCGCCGCCGTGTAGCTGACATGGATCACCTGCGGCCCCTTGGGGCCCATGATGAAGGGCGGCTTCTCGATGGTGTCGTGGCCGATCGCGATGATCAAATCAGCGCGGTCGATCGCCTCATGCACATAATCGCGCTCGCTCAGCGCCGCGGTGCCCATGTAGAGATTGGTGCCGCCGGACACCGTGCCCTTGCCCATCTGGGTCGTGAAGAACGGAATTTTCGTCCGCCGCACGAAATCGCCGATCCCGGCAGTACTACGCGGGCGCGATGCGGCGGCGCCGAGCATGATCAGCGGCCGTTGCGCCTTCAGAATCATCGCGGCGGCGCGGTCGAGCGCCGCGGCATGCGCGATCGGGATCTCGATCGGATGCGGCGACACCACGGCGAACGGCTCGGTTTCCTCGCCCGCGATATCCTCCGGCAATTCGAGCAGCACCGGCCCGGGCCGCTCCTGCATCGCGATCCGGAAGGCGTCACGGACCAGCGTCGGAATGGTTGCCGGGCTGATGATCTGCAGCGACAGTTTTGTGAGCGGACGGAAGGTGCCGACGATGTCGACGATCTGGAACTTGGCCTGACGGCTGCTCAGAACGCCCTTCTGTCCGGTCAGCATCACCATCGGCATCGCGCCGAGCAACGCGTAGGCCGCGCCGGTGGTGAGGTTGAGCGCGCCGGGGCCGAGCGTCGTGATGCAGACGCCGGGCTTGCCGGTCAGCCGTCCATAGGTCGCCGCCATGAAGGCCGCGGCCTGCTCGTGGCGGGTCACGATCAGCTTGATCGAGGACGTGCGCAGGCTCTCGACGACATCGAGATTCTCCTCGCCGGGAACGCCGAACACCCGTTCCACGCCCTCGTTCTCGAGGGCCTTGACCAGCAAATCGGAACCTTTGACCATGTCAGCCTCGCATCCTGGATTGCATGCTGTCGGGCGAGCATAGCCGCATCGCGTGCCGCCGCAAACTCCTCAACCCTTCCTCAGGGCTTGTGTGCCACGGCCCAGGCCGCGACCTCGGGCAGGACGCGCGCCACAAGGTCGGCGGAGATCGCGATCGATTCCTGCGCCCGCGCCACCATCACCCGCCCGCCGCTGGTCGATTGCGAGGGGGCGAAAGCTGCGAGCTGCGCCGCGTGGGCCTGATCGGTGAAATTGGTCATGAAGTTCGGGACGAACTGGTCGCGGAAGCCCGGCCCCTGCTTCGCCAGCAGCGCAGCGAAATTCGCCTGCACGAACTCCCAGGCGAGCTGCGGCTGCTCGCCGGTGGACGCAACGGTGTTGATCATCGGCAGCACAATCGTGTCGGGCAGCTCATTGGTCAGCGTCAGCGCCAGCGTCAACCGCGCCAGCTCGACATCGCGGGCGCCGGCCGCGGCGAAATAATAGCGCAGCCGCTCATTGGCGGCTGTGCTGCTGCGCGCGAGCGCGAGCAGCCGGTCATAGGTTGCCCGGTCGGCCGTGACGCCGACGACATGGGCGACGGCGTCGCGCAGCGCAGTCGGCAGCGTAGGGGGATCATCGAGGAACGCCGCGAAGCGCCGTTTGGCCTCGGCGATCACGGCCTCGTCGCCGAGATCGCCAAGCGTCGAGATCAGCCCGGCGCGCAGCAGCGCGGTGTCATCGGTGGCGGGGCCGCCGTCCCAGCCGATCCGATCGAAAACCGGACGCAGCTTTGCGCGCGCGAAGGCCTGGATCGCCGGCCGCTCGGCATGGTCCCGTGACAGGCGGTTGAGCCCGGCAAAGGTGCCGATCACCTGGCTCCATACCGCGCGATGATCGCCGGTATCGAGCGCATCGAGCAGCGCGAGGTAGGACGACGGGTCGGCGCGGCCGGCCTGCACCAGCGCCCAGCTGTCGGTCACGACGTTGAGCCGATCCTCGACCGACATCTGCGGCAAGGCATTCAGCAGCGCGCCGCGGTTCTTCGGGCCGTATTCGACCCGGTAATAGCCGATGTCGCCGAGGTTGACCTTGATGGCGTCGCCGCAGGCTCCGGCCGGAAGATCGCGGCTGCCTTGCAGCAGGATTTCATCGAACGGCTTGCCGCCCACCGGCCCGGCCGCAATCGGAATCCGCCACTTGCGCGCCGGCAGCGGCGCTGCGCCGGCCGGTGCGACCACGAAGCGATCCTGCCGCAGCGCGAGGTGCTGCGAGCCGTCATCGCAGGCCGTCTCCGCGATCACCAGCGGCACGCCGTCCTGCTCGGTGAAGGATGCGGCCACGCTGGAGACATCCTTGCCGGCCGCGCTCTCCAGCGCCTGCCAGAGATCCGCCGTGGTCGAATTGCCGTAGGCATGCGCGGCCATGTATTTGCGAATGCCGTCGCGGAACGCCTGCTCGCCGAGATAGCTCTCGAGCATTCGGATGAAGGCCTCGCCCTTGCTATAGGTGATGGCGTCGAACGCCGTGACCGCCTCGCTGTGGTCGGCGATCGGCTGCTGCACCGGATGCGAGGTGCGGCGGGCGTCGAGCGCCATTGCGAATTGCTTGCTGCTGGAGTCGTTCAGCCAGCTCTGCCATTGCGGATAAAAATGCTCGGAGGCCTTGGTCGACATCCAGCTGGCAAAACCCTCGTTGAGCCAGAGATTGTCCCACCAGGCCATGGTGACGAGATCGCCGAACCACATATGCGCCATCTCATGGGCGATGATGCCGAAGATGCCGCGCCGCGCGGTCTCCGCATTGGTCGCGGGATCGAACAGCAGCCGGCTCTCGAAGAAGGTGATGCCGCCCCAGTTTTCCATCGCGCCGCCGAACCCGCCGGGCACCGCGATCAGATCGAGCTTCGGCAGCGGATATTTCACGCCGAAATAGTCGTTGTAATAGCCGAGCAGCTTTGCCGCGCTGTCGAGCGCGAAGCGGCCCTGCTCGCTCTTGCCTTCGGTGGTCACGACGCCCACGGTGACGCCGCCGGCATCCGCCGTGACGCGCTCCAGTTCACCGACCGTGAGCACGAACAGATAGCTCGACATCCTGGGTGTCGGCGCGAAGATGACCTTCTTCAGGCTGTCGCCGGCCGGCGCCTCGCTGACGACGGGCATATTGCCGACGGCGAGCAGATTGTTCGGGACCACGACGGAAAGCGCGAAGCTCGCCTTGAACACCGGCTCGTCCCAGCATGGAAAGATCCGCCTTGCGTCCGCCGGCTCGAGCTTGCTCGAGATCAAGCGCTTGGTGCCGGCCTTGGTCGGATAATCGACCGCGAACAGGCCGCTGCCGAATTTGTTGATCTGCGCCGTGAAGGCGATGCGAAGTTTGTGACGTCCCGCCGCAATCGGTTTGGCGAAGGTCAGGGTCGCCGTCTGCGCGGCGGTGTCGGTCGCCACCTCGGCGCGCTCCGCACCGTCATCGAGCCCGACCTCGCCGAACGTGGTGTTGATCGCGTTCAACGTGACCCGCACGGTCGGTTCGCGCACCTCGATGTCGACGGTTTCGACACCCGGCAAGGCGAGCGTCGTGAAATCCGGCGTCAGCTCGATCGCATAGTTCAGCGGGATGACCGTCTTCGGCAGCTTCCCCGGCGTGCCGTCGAAGGAGAATGTCGGCTCGGCATGCGCGCCTGCGGACGTCAACAGCAGCAGGGCCGCCACGGCGAGAGGACGCAGGAGCGATCCTTCGAGATGATTTACGAGCTTGTTCATGGGATGAGGGTCAACGCGGATTCCCGGGAGAGACATCCGCCAATCTAGGGGAGAAAACGTGGATGCGAAACTGACAAGGTCGCGATTCCGATGCTGATTGCTTGTTGCTCGACCGCGGGATGAAAGGCTAACGTGGAGCGCTTCCCGTTCACTGCCGCCCCGACGCAATTCATGACTGGCGAATGACGACACGGTTTGCCATGACGATCAGCCTTGTTGCGGCGCTGACGCCGGCCTTTGCCGGCGATGGCACGGAGGACGCTCCGCTCGAATTGACGCTGCCAGTGACCACCGATCCCGCGATGATCCAGTGCCGCCAGGTCGGCCCGCAGGGCACCATGTCGCTCGCCTTCCTGCCGCTGCACCGGACCTTCAACGACGAGTTCGACGAGCATCCGCTGGCGAGCGGCCGCTGGGTGCCGCATTACGCCGGCGGCGCGGCGTGGCCGGAGGCACGCTACTGGGGCGGCGACGGCTCCGACTTCAAGCGCAAGACCAGCGCCAATGGCGAGCAGCAGATCTATGTCGATCCGCGCTATGCCGGACGCGGCTCCGCGCCGCTCGGCCTCGATCCGTTCCATGTCGAGAACGGCGTGCTCTCCATCACCGCCAGGCGCACGCCGGCCGAGCTGAAGGGCGTGCTGTTCAACAATGAATACACCTCCGGCATCCTGACAACCCAGGGCACGTTCTCGCAAAAATACGGCTATTTCGAAATCCACGCCAAAATTCCGATCGGCACCGGCGTGTGGCCGGCCTTCTGGATGCTCGCCGACAATGGCGGCTGGCCGCCGGAGGTCGACGTCGTGGAGGGGCGCGGACAGCGACCGGGCGATCTCGTGATGACGACGCATTGGCGCATTCCCGCGACCGGCAGGATCGAGCATTGCGGTTTCGATTTCTCGGTCACCGGCGCCGAGGCCGACTTTCACAATTACGGTGTGCTTTGGGAGCCGGACCGGCTGATCTATTTCATCGACCGCAAGCCGGTCGCCGATATCGCGGTGCCGATCGGCTTCGACGATCCGATGTACATGATCGTCAATCTGGCGATGGGATCGAAATTCTTCGTCGGGGTCGGCTTCGTCGACGGCGAGTCGCCGGTGACGGTTTCGTTCGAGATCGACCGCATCTCCGCTTACCAGATCGACATGACCTTCGCGGGAGCCAGCAATGTTCGGTAAGTTCTCGCGCCGGCAGTTTGCGGGCCTTGCAGGCCTCTCGGCGCTGGGCCTGTCGGCGCCCGCCGCCGCGGCGGACAGTGCGCCCCGGCCGGACAGCGCAAGCTTTCCTCCCGGTTTCCTTTGGGGCACCGCGACCTCGTCCTACCAGATCGAGGGCGCGGTCGACGAGGACGGCCGCGGCCGTTCGATCTGGGACACCTTCACCCACACGCCGGGCAAGATCGAGGACGGCACCACCGGCGACCGCGCCAATGATCATTATCACCGCTACAAGGAAGACGTCGGCCTGATCAAGGATCTCGGCGCGAAGGCCTATCGCTTCTCGATCGCCTGGCCGCGGGTGTTCCCCGACGGCACCGGCACGCCGAACCCGAAAGGCCTCGATTTCTACAACCGCCTGGTCGACGAGCTCCTGGCCACCGGCATCGAGCCCTATGCCACGCTCTACCATTGGGACCTGCCGCAGGCGCTGCAGGACCGTGTCGGCGGCTGGCGCTCCAGCGACACGTCGAAGGCGTTCGCCGACTATGCCGGCTATGTCGCGGCGCGGCTGACCGACCGCGTCAAGAACATCTTCACCGTCAACGAGGTCGGGCGCTTCCTCTATTTCGGCTATGGCCTCGGCATCGACGCGCCCGGCCTGACGCTGCCGCCGGGCGAGGTGAACCAGGCGCGCCATCACGTCGCGCTCGGGCATGGTCTCGCGGTGCAGGCGATCCGCGCCAGCGGCCGCGCCGGCACGCGGGTCGGACCGGCCGAGAACATCACGGCCTGCGTGCCCGCGATCAACACGCCGGACAACATCCGCGCCACCGAGACCGCGACGCGCGAGTTCAATTCGAGCTTCCTCGGCGTCGTGCTCGAAGGCAGATATACCGAGGGTTACCTGGCCTATTCCGGCAAGGACGCGCCGAAATTCACCGCCGAGGAATTGAAGATCATCTCGCAGCCCGTCGACTTCGTCGGGCTGAACATCTACGCGCCGCAATTCTACATCGTCGCCACCGACCGCAAGCCGGGTTGGCAGCCGCTGCCGATGCCGGCCTCGTTCCCGCACATGAACTCGGAATGGCTGAAGATCGCGCCCGAGACCATCTACTGGGCGCCGCGCATCGCCGCCAGGCTTTGGGACATCAAGAGCATCTATATCAGCGAGAACGGCACGTCCGGTGAAGACAAGATCCATCCCGATGGACAGATCTACGACCTCGATCGCATCATGTTCCTGCGCAACTATCTCACCCAGCTGCAGCGCGCCACCAGCGAAGGCGTCCCGGTCCAGGGCTATTTCCTGTGGAGCCTGATGGATAATTTCGAATGGATCTTCGGCTACGAGAAACGCTTCGGCCTCTACCGGGTGGATTTCGAGAGCCAGGCGCGGGTACCGAAGCTGAGCGCCGCATTCTATCGCGACGTCATCGCGCGCAACGCGATCGGGGTGTGACGATGCTATCCGGCCTGCGGCCGCCCACCGGTCCACGCCCGCGTGAGCAAATCGCGAATGCCGCTCTCTTCGATCGGTCGTGGATTCCAGTACGGATTCCTGGTCGCGAGCGCGGCGGCTTTTGCGATGCCATCCTCGGGCATGCCGAGCTCGGCAAGCGCGCGCGGCGCGCCGAGCCGGGCCGACAGCTCGAACAGGCCGTCGGCCGCATCGCGCGCGCCAAGCGCCCGCGCGGCGCGACCGATCGCTTCGGGTGCGGCCGGCGTGTTGTAGGCGATGGTGTGCGGCAGCAGCACCGCATGGGTCTCGGCATGCGGCAGGTCGAACAGCGCACCCACGGTGTGGCAAAGCTTGTGGTGCAGCGCCATCCCGACGGTGCCGAGGCAGACGGCACAGAGCCATGCGCCATACAGCGCGTCCGAGCGCGCATCGAGATCGTGCGGCCGCGCCATCACCTCGGGCAGCGAGGAGGCGAGCTTGGCGATCGCCTCCTCGGCCATCAGCGACGTGATCGGGTTGCCGTCGCGCGCATACAGCGCCTCGGCGGCATGGGCGATCGCGTTGAGGCCGGAGATCGCGGAGAATTTGGCCGGCATCGAGAGCGTCAGATTGACGTCGTAGATCACGGCCTCGGGCAATATTTTCGGCGATGATTGCGTGGTCTTGACGCCGTCGACGGTCTCGCCGAGCACCGGCGTCATCTCGGAACCGGCATAGCTGGTCGGCAGGATCAGCTGCGGCAGGTCGGTGCGCAGCGCGATCGCCTTGCTCAGGCCCGTCGCTGCGCCCGCGCCGATCGCGACCACGCCGTCCGGCTTCAGTTCGTGCACCGTCTCCATCGCGCGCTGGGTCACCGCCTGGGGCGTGTGCACCACCGCGCCGTCGAACAGGCCGGCCATACGGCCGCCGGTCAGGCTCGCGAGA from Bradyrhizobium genosp. L includes:
- a CDS encoding acetolactate synthase large subunit, coding for MVKGSDLLVKALENEGVERVFGVPGEENLDVVESLRTSSIKLIVTRHEQAAAFMAATYGRLTGKPGVCITTLGPGALNLTTGAAYALLGAMPMVMLTGQKGVLSSRQAKFQIVDIVGTFRPLTKLSLQIISPATIPTLVRDAFRIAMQERPGPVLLELPEDIAGEETEPFAVVSPHPIEIPIAHAAALDRAAAMILKAQRPLIMLGAAASRPRSTAGIGDFVRRTKIPFFTTQMGKGTVSGGTNLYMGTAALSERDYVHEAIDRADLIIAIGHDTIEKPPFIMGPKGPQVIHVSYTAANVEQVYFPQVEVIGDVGPSLELLANRVEGKLPQASALLSLREGILARITDRATEGRWPPTPQRIVHDVRQVIPEDGIVALDNGMYKIWFARNYRTLLANSLLLDNALATMGAGLPSAMMAAMLYPKNRVLAVCGDGGFMMNSQELETAVRLKLNLVILILEDSAYGMIRWKQAVDHFPDFGLTFGNPDFVKYAESYGAKGSRIESTEAIVPTLERAFAGGGVHLVVVPIDYSENKRVLVDELREKVQQIDVS
- a CDS encoding M1 family metallopeptidase, yielding MNKLVNHLEGSLLRPLAVAALLLLTSAGAHAEPTFSFDGTPGKLPKTVIPLNYAIELTPDFTTLALPGVETVDIEVREPTVRVTLNAINTTFGEVGLDDGAERAEVATDTAAQTATLTFAKPIAAGRHKLRIAFTAQINKFGSGLFAVDYPTKAGTKRLISSKLEPADARRIFPCWDEPVFKASFALSVVVPNNLLAVGNMPVVSEAPAGDSLKKVIFAPTPRMSSYLFVLTVGELERVTADAGGVTVGVVTTEGKSEQGRFALDSAAKLLGYYNDYFGVKYPLPKLDLIAVPGGFGGAMENWGGITFFESRLLFDPATNAETARRGIFGIIAHEMAHMWFGDLVTMAWWDNLWLNEGFASWMSTKASEHFYPQWQSWLNDSSSKQFAMALDARRTSHPVQQPIADHSEAVTAFDAITYSKGEAFIRMLESYLGEQAFRDGIRKYMAAHAYGNSTTADLWQALESAAGKDVSSVAASFTEQDGVPLVIAETACDDGSQHLALRQDRFVVAPAGAAPLPARKWRIPIAAGPVGGKPFDEILLQGSRDLPAGACGDAIKVNLGDIGYYRVEYGPKNRGALLNALPQMSVEDRLNVVTDSWALVQAGRADPSSYLALLDALDTGDHRAVWSQVIGTFAGLNRLSRDHAERPAIQAFARAKLRPVFDRIGWDGGPATDDTALLRAGLISTLGDLGDEAVIAEAKRRFAAFLDDPPTLPTALRDAVAHVVGVTADRATYDRLLALARSSTAANERLRYYFAAAGARDVELARLTLALTLTNELPDTIVLPMINTVASTGEQPQLAWEFVQANFAALLAKQGPGFRDQFVPNFMTNFTDQAHAAQLAAFAPSQSTSGGRVMVARAQESIAISADLVARVLPEVAAWAVAHKP
- a CDS encoding glycoside hydrolase family 16 protein — protein: MTTRFAMTISLVAALTPAFAGDGTEDAPLELTLPVTTDPAMIQCRQVGPQGTMSLAFLPLHRTFNDEFDEHPLASGRWVPHYAGGAAWPEARYWGGDGSDFKRKTSANGEQQIYVDPRYAGRGSAPLGLDPFHVENGVLSITARRTPAELKGVLFNNEYTSGILTTQGTFSQKYGYFEIHAKIPIGTGVWPAFWMLADNGGWPPEVDVVEGRGQRPGDLVMTTHWRIPATGRIEHCGFDFSVTGAEADFHNYGVLWEPDRLIYFIDRKPVADIAVPIGFDDPMYMIVNLAMGSKFFVGVGFVDGESPVTVSFEIDRISAYQIDMTFAGASNVR
- a CDS encoding GH1 family beta-glucosidase; translated protein: MFGKFSRRQFAGLAGLSALGLSAPAAAADSAPRPDSASFPPGFLWGTATSSYQIEGAVDEDGRGRSIWDTFTHTPGKIEDGTTGDRANDHYHRYKEDVGLIKDLGAKAYRFSIAWPRVFPDGTGTPNPKGLDFYNRLVDELLATGIEPYATLYHWDLPQALQDRVGGWRSSDTSKAFADYAGYVAARLTDRVKNIFTVNEVGRFLYFGYGLGIDAPGLTLPPGEVNQARHHVALGHGLAVQAIRASGRAGTRVGPAENITACVPAINTPDNIRATETATREFNSSFLGVVLEGRYTEGYLAYSGKDAPKFTAEELKIISQPVDFVGLNIYAPQFYIVATDRKPGWQPLPMPASFPHMNSEWLKIAPETIYWAPRIAARLWDIKSIYISENGTSGEDKIHPDGQIYDLDRIMFLRNYLTQLQRATSEGVPVQGYFLWSLMDNFEWIFGYEKRFGLYRVDFESQARVPKLSAAFYRDVIARNAIGV
- a CDS encoding maleylacetate reductase yields the protein MPQSFTYQVSPMRVVFGTGTIASLPDELDRLGIRRALVLASRRQQAELGDLASLTGGRMAGLFDGAVVHTPQAVTQRAMETVHELKPDGVVAIGAGAATGLSKAIALRTDLPQLILPTSYAGSEMTPVLGETVDGVKTTQSSPKILPEAVIYDVNLTLSMPAKFSAISGLNAIAHAAEALYARDGNPITSLMAEEAIAKLASSLPEVMARPHDLDARSDALYGAWLCAVCLGTVGMALHHKLCHTVGALFDLPHAETHAVLLPHTIAYNTPAAPEAIGRAARALGARDAADGLFELSARLGAPRALAELGMPEDGIAKAAALATRNPYWNPRPIEESGIRDLLTRAWTGGRPQAG